A single Anatilimnocola floriformis DNA region contains:
- a CDS encoding serine/threonine-protein kinase, producing MALERLGPYRLEKTLGRGGMGAVFLGIHQETLEKAAVKVLATHLADDQVFRERFKSEVQTLKQLLHPNIVKLHGYGEEDGHLYYVMEYVPGRNLQDEMAAGRRFTWREVTRIGVQVAQALKHAHDRGIVHRDLKPANLLLTDDEQIKLTDFGIAKLYGGTHVTADGSVMGTADYMSPEQARGKQVTSRCDLYSLGSVLYALLTGKPPFAGKSLTEVIHNLMQEKPIALRRLAPDTPAELESIVLQLLEKEPQNRIPTAIAVANRLKAMEHALSLETRIEVPGKEGTSSLDNDDFELQPLDDSRPASRLTARNSKANATVDILGSDGLSALENPSPLHSGEMPTIITGPAPSPLAGKPTQATGLNGVSPSAVTNVADPDEYIVAPTPPKSTHFTTISDADLRGTRAGHDHSESSLAEWAKIGGVIVAALALIGAMAFFLTRAPSANSLAATIQKAVDTNGNDGLVEVDSELQQFLTRFADDPRAEQMRGYAQEVELYRLQKTFERRARRASEEKGLLPVERLYLQAQKNITADPATALAQFKAIVQMLAGDRDPAASPTDQRAAEQCLQLAEKQISQLEKVVEVTERQQRLLIRRQLERAAKLATDKPDEAEALKQSIITLFGDKPWAADLVEEARKP from the coding sequence ATGGCCTTGGAACGTTTGGGTCCCTATCGCCTCGAAAAAACACTCGGCCGAGGCGGCATGGGGGCAGTTTTTCTCGGCATTCATCAAGAGACCCTCGAGAAGGCCGCCGTCAAAGTTCTCGCCACGCACCTGGCCGACGATCAGGTTTTTCGCGAGCGTTTCAAGTCGGAAGTGCAAACGCTCAAGCAGCTGCTCCATCCCAACATCGTCAAGCTTCACGGCTATGGCGAAGAAGATGGCCATCTCTATTATGTGATGGAATACGTCCCCGGCCGCAACCTGCAGGATGAAATGGCTGCGGGCAGGCGTTTCACTTGGCGCGAAGTCACTCGCATCGGTGTGCAAGTCGCGCAGGCGCTGAAGCACGCCCACGACCGCGGCATTGTGCATCGCGACCTGAAGCCGGCGAACCTACTTCTCACTGACGACGAGCAAATCAAGCTCACCGACTTCGGCATCGCCAAGCTCTACGGCGGCACACACGTCACTGCCGATGGCAGCGTGATGGGGACGGCAGACTACATGAGCCCCGAACAGGCCCGCGGCAAACAGGTCACCAGCCGCTGCGATTTGTACAGCCTCGGCAGCGTGCTCTATGCGTTGCTCACCGGCAAGCCGCCGTTTGCTGGGAAGTCGCTGACTGAAGTCATTCACAACCTGATGCAGGAAAAGCCCATCGCGTTGCGACGGTTGGCTCCCGATACTCCGGCCGAACTCGAATCGATCGTGCTGCAGTTGCTGGAAAAAGAGCCGCAGAACCGCATTCCCACAGCGATCGCCGTGGCCAATCGTTTGAAGGCGATGGAGCATGCGCTGTCGCTCGAAACTCGGATTGAGGTGCCCGGCAAGGAAGGTACTTCGTCGCTCGACAACGACGACTTCGAACTTCAGCCACTCGATGATTCTCGTCCCGCGTCGCGGCTAACAGCTCGCAACTCGAAGGCGAATGCCACGGTCGATATTCTCGGCAGTGACGGGCTGAGCGCCCTCGAGAATCCATCACCACTCCACTCTGGCGAAATGCCGACGATCATTACCGGCCCGGCGCCGAGTCCGCTCGCCGGCAAACCAACGCAGGCCACCGGACTGAACGGCGTTAGTCCGTCGGCCGTCACCAATGTGGCGGATCCCGATGAATATATAGTCGCTCCGACGCCGCCGAAGTCGACGCATTTCACCACCATCAGCGATGCCGATCTGCGTGGCACGCGGGCCGGGCATGATCACAGCGAATCATCGCTGGCAGAATGGGCCAAGATCGGCGGCGTGATCGTTGCCGCCCTGGCCCTGATCGGCGCGATGGCGTTTTTTCTGACGCGTGCACCATCTGCGAACTCACTGGCAGCAACAATCCAAAAAGCAGTCGACACCAACGGTAACGACGGCCTGGTCGAAGTCGATAGCGAGTTGCAGCAGTTCCTCACTCGCTTTGCCGATGACCCGCGGGCGGAGCAGATGCGCGGCTACGCCCAAGAAGTCGAGCTGTATCGATTGCAGAAAACCTTCGAACGCCGAGCCCGCCGCGCCAGCGAGGAAAAAGGGCTGCTCCCCGTCGAACGACTCTATCTGCAGGCGCAGAAAAACATCACGGCCGATCCGGCGACGGCACTCGCACAGTTCAAAGCGATCGTGCAAATGCTCGCCGGAGACCGCGACCCAGCGGCTTCACCCACCGATCAACGGGCCGCTGAGCAATGCCTGCAACTCGCCGAGAAACAGATCTCGCAACTGGAAAAAGTGGTCGAAGTCACCGAGCGTCAACAGCGACTGCTCATTCGGCGGCAACTCGAGCGGGCCGCGAAACTGGCGACCGACAAACCGGATGAGGCCGAAGCCCTGAAGCAAAGTATCATCACACTTTTCGGCGACAAACCCTGGGCCGCCGATTTGGTGGAAGAAGCACGCAAGCCGTAG
- a CDS encoding sensor histidine kinase has product MADEIPLTADIDELRTQYAELAELFGSLAHEIKNPLSVIRMNMELLAEDFADPQTPKERRALAKIEMVTRQCTRLENLLNDFLRFSRLRNLELRLGSLNEQIERVLDLFAPQAAETGVEILRLLDPDLPSVKIEPETVQAALVNLVKNALEAMPHGGQLVARTRLTRSGVALDLIDTGCGMDGKTAMKMFDAFYTTKNGGSGLGLPTARKIIEAHGGRIDVHSEAGRGTQFTLEFPTPLRLGD; this is encoded by the coding sequence ATGGCCGACGAAATTCCGCTGACGGCTGACATTGATGAGTTGCGGACGCAGTACGCCGAACTGGCGGAGCTCTTTGGGTCGCTCGCGCACGAGATCAAAAATCCGCTCTCCGTGATTCGCATGAACATGGAGTTGCTCGCCGAGGATTTTGCCGATCCGCAAACTCCCAAAGAACGGCGGGCCCTGGCCAAAATCGAGATGGTCACGCGGCAATGCACGCGGCTCGAGAACTTGCTCAATGACTTTCTTCGCTTCTCGCGGCTGCGGAATCTGGAACTGCGACTCGGCAGTTTGAACGAGCAGATCGAGCGCGTGCTGGACTTGTTCGCGCCCCAGGCCGCGGAAACGGGCGTGGAAATTTTGCGCCTGCTCGATCCCGATCTGCCGAGCGTGAAAATCGAACCGGAAACGGTGCAAGCCGCGCTCGTCAACCTGGTGAAGAACGCCCTCGAAGCCATGCCGCACGGCGGGCAACTCGTCGCTCGCACACGCCTCACGCGCAGCGGCGTCGCGCTCGACCTGATCGACACCGGCTGCGGGATGGATGGCAAAACCGCGATGAAAATGTTCGATGCCTTCTACACGACCAAGAACGGCGGCTCCGGCTTGGGATTGCCGACGGCTCGCAAGATCATCGAAGCTCACGGCGGCCGCATCGACGTCCACAGCGAAGCCGGCCGCGGCACGCAGTTCACGCTCGAGTTTCCCACGCCGCTGCGATTGGGCGACTAA
- a CDS encoding putative molybdenum carrier protein, whose translation MAKAAKSKPSAAIETEAAPLLPHYVKMIVSGGQTGVDRAALEVAIELGIPHGGFCPKGRLAEDGPIATHFRLQETASADYWVRTEKNVDYADGTLILYRGKLTRGSSLTRKYAQRLRKTYRCVQLKPGSTAQLRNIRSWLCKQQILILNIAGPRESTSPGIGSETKAFLRLLFIRPKHTAPVAKKAKSKNAPAKLK comes from the coding sequence ATGGCCAAGGCAGCGAAGAGTAAGCCGTCCGCCGCTATCGAAACAGAAGCTGCGCCGCTGCTGCCGCATTACGTCAAAATGATTGTCTCCGGCGGCCAAACCGGTGTCGATCGCGCAGCGCTGGAAGTTGCAATCGAACTGGGTATTCCCCACGGCGGCTTTTGCCCGAAGGGAAGACTCGCCGAAGATGGTCCGATCGCGACTCATTTTCGTTTGCAAGAAACGGCGTCTGCTGATTATTGGGTGCGCACGGAGAAGAATGTCGACTATGCCGACGGCACGCTCATTCTCTATCGAGGAAAACTCACGCGAGGCTCATCGCTGACGCGCAAGTATGCGCAGCGGCTGCGCAAGACTTATCGCTGCGTGCAGTTGAAACCGGGCAGCACGGCGCAGCTCAGAAATATTCGCAGCTGGCTGTGCAAACAGCAGATTCTGATTTTGAACATTGCCGGCCCGCGCGAAAGCACTTCGCCCGGGATTGGCAGCGAGACCAAAGCTTTCTTGCGGCTGCTTTTCATCAGGCCGAAACACACGGCGCCGGTCGCCAAGAAAGCCAAGTCGAAAAACGCGCCGGCGAAGTTGAAGTAA
- the rsmH gene encoding 16S rRNA (cytosine(1402)-N(4))-methyltransferase RsmH, with protein sequence MESLPLHIPVLPAEIVEWLRPQPGQIILDGTLGGGGHTRLLAEKLHGSGYVLAVDRDPAAVAAAEQNLRGLPVKVATASYLELPDLLQELGVTAVHGIVLDLGLSSDQLADENRGFSFNSSGALDLRFNPTEGEPASRMLMRLRENEIADLIYQFGEERLSRRIAKQIVAARTIQPIETAEQLATLVRKCVPRSGDGIDPATRTFQALRIAVNQELQGIEKALQKLPALLAPGGRIAVISFHSLEDRRVKEAFRNDDRLNVLTKKPLTATPEELAANPRSRSAKLRVAERK encoded by the coding sequence ATGGAATCATTGCCCCTGCACATCCCCGTTTTACCGGCCGAAATCGTCGAGTGGCTGCGGCCGCAGCCCGGCCAGATCATTCTCGATGGCACACTCGGCGGTGGCGGCCACACCCGCTTGTTGGCCGAGAAATTGCACGGCTCCGGCTATGTACTGGCCGTCGATCGCGATCCGGCTGCCGTAGCGGCGGCGGAACAGAACCTCCGCGGGCTGCCGGTGAAAGTGGCGACGGCGAGCTATCTCGAGTTGCCCGATTTGTTGCAAGAATTGGGCGTCACCGCCGTTCATGGCATCGTGCTCGATCTGGGCCTATCGAGCGATCAATTGGCCGATGAAAACCGCGGCTTTAGTTTTAACAGCAGCGGCGCGCTCGATTTGCGGTTCAATCCGACCGAAGGGGAACCGGCTTCGCGAATGCTAATGCGGTTGCGCGAGAACGAAATCGCCGATCTCATTTATCAATTCGGCGAAGAACGACTCAGCCGACGAATTGCCAAGCAAATTGTGGCCGCGCGGACGATCCAGCCGATCGAAACGGCGGAGCAATTGGCTACGCTGGTTCGCAAGTGCGTGCCCCGTTCGGGCGACGGCATTGATCCGGCCACGCGCACCTTTCAAGCGCTGCGGATTGCCGTGAATCAGGAATTGCAGGGAATCGAGAAGGCGCTACAGAAGTTGCCGGCGCTCCTCGCGCCGGGTGGGCGAATTGCGGTGATCAGCTTTCATTCGCTGGAAGACCGCCGCGTGAAGGAGGCTTTTCGTAACGACGATCGCCTCAATGTGCTGACCAAAAAACCGCTTACCGCCACGCCCGAAGAACTTGCCGCCAATCCGCGCAGCCGCAGTGCGAAGCTGCGCGTTGCCGAAAGGAAATGA
- a CDS encoding glycosyltransferase produces the protein MQSGPQPLALVITELEPGGAERAFTQLALRIDRAKFLPHVFSLQPRPREEKCDLVNQLAAADVPVEFLNARSKWQFASAVWKLSRRLRTLRPAIAQSFLFHANVVTALAGKLAGVKVVAGIRVADPSRARQRAERWWIEPLVQKFVCVSQSVADFSANTARLPRAKLCVVPNGVDVAKFADAAPADAAALGLPSQQRFFICIGRLDKQKGFDWLLPLLPRIFAERPSHDLLIVGDGPERTSLQQQAGELGIANRVHFLGWQPQVAGLLKLADVLLLPSRWEGMPNVLLEAMAAGLPVVSTNVEGAAEILGPLAEKQLTQQNDAAAFQNATLALASEPTAASRLGELNQQRVREQFSLALLASAYETIYSQIIHS, from the coding sequence ATGCAATCTGGCCCGCAACCACTGGCACTTGTGATCACCGAGTTGGAGCCCGGCGGCGCCGAACGCGCGTTCACGCAACTGGCCCTGCGGATTGATCGAGCGAAATTTCTGCCGCACGTCTTCTCGCTGCAGCCTCGGCCTCGCGAAGAAAAATGCGATTTGGTGAACCAACTCGCGGCAGCCGATGTGCCGGTCGAATTTTTGAATGCCCGTAGCAAATGGCAATTTGCTTCGGCAGTTTGGAAACTCTCGCGCCGGCTGCGAACGCTTCGGCCAGCCATCGCGCAGAGCTTTTTGTTTCATGCCAATGTGGTGACTGCGCTCGCCGGGAAACTGGCCGGGGTAAAAGTGGTTGCTGGCATCCGCGTGGCCGATCCCAGTCGTGCGCGGCAACGGGCCGAACGCTGGTGGATCGAGCCGCTGGTGCAAAAGTTTGTTTGCGTCAGCCAGAGCGTGGCCGATTTCTCGGCGAACACCGCAAGGCTGCCGCGTGCAAAGTTATGTGTGGTTCCCAACGGCGTCGATGTGGCAAAATTCGCCGATGCTGCACCCGCCGATGCCGCGGCGCTCGGGCTGCCATCTCAGCAACGATTTTTCATCTGCATCGGCCGGCTCGATAAGCAAAAGGGGTTCGATTGGCTGCTGCCGCTCCTGCCGCGGATTTTCGCGGAGCGGCCAAGTCACGATTTGCTGATTGTCGGCGATGGTCCTGAGCGAACTTCGTTGCAGCAGCAGGCGGGCGAACTCGGGATTGCCAACCGCGTTCACTTTTTGGGTTGGCAGCCGCAAGTGGCCGGTCTGCTGAAGCTCGCCGATGTTCTGCTGCTCCCGTCGCGCTGGGAGGGTATGCCCAACGTGCTGCTGGAAGCCATGGCTGCGGGGCTGCCTGTTGTGAGCACCAATGTCGAAGGAGCAGCTGAGATCTTAGGCCCGCTCGCTGAGAAACAACTAACGCAGCAAAACGACGCCGCTGCCTTTCAAAATGCGACGCTAGCACTGGCCTCCGAGCCGACGGCTGCCAGTCGCCTCGGCGAGCTCAATCAGCAGCGCGTTCGCGAGCAATTCTCGCTAGCATTGCTAGCGAGTGCTTATGAAACGATTTACAGCCAAATAATTCATTCTTAA
- the queA gene encoding tRNA preQ1(34) S-adenosylmethionine ribosyltransferase-isomerase QueA — MTQLSDYDYELPRDLIAQQPLAVRSDARLMIVDRARNTIDHSYIRDLPDLLHATDLLVVNDTRVIPARLVGRRERTGARWSGLYLQSDEHGAWQILSKTRGKLEPGEAIQVLSWDLREQIRLRLLSQLEGGAWAVRPEPMGEPLEILKRVGRVPLPPYIRDGEMTDEDEAAYQTVFAKSAGAVAAPTAGLHFTPELLAKLEQRGIQKTAVTLHVGIGTFRPVSVEKLEDHLMHSEWATVNQATVDQIAKTRAAGNRVVAVGTTVVRTLESAAQSGTLQPFAGQTNLFIRPPYQFHTIDALLTNFHLPKSTLLVLVRTFGGDALIKRAYKLAIEQQYRFFSYGDAMLIV, encoded by the coding sequence ATGACGCAACTCTCCGATTACGACTATGAACTGCCGCGCGATTTGATCGCGCAGCAACCGCTGGCGGTTCGTAGCGACGCGCGCCTGATGATTGTCGATCGGGCCCGCAACACGATCGATCATTCCTACATCCGCGATCTTCCCGACTTGCTGCACGCGACCGATTTGCTCGTCGTGAACGACACTCGCGTGATTCCCGCGCGGCTGGTCGGACGTCGCGAGCGAACCGGCGCTCGCTGGAGCGGCTTGTACCTGCAGAGCGATGAACACGGGGCGTGGCAGATTCTGAGCAAGACTCGCGGCAAACTGGAACCCGGCGAAGCGATTCAGGTTCTCTCGTGGGACCTCCGCGAGCAGATCCGCCTGCGCCTTCTCTCTCAGCTCGAAGGTGGAGCCTGGGCCGTTCGTCCCGAACCAATGGGTGAACCGCTCGAGATTTTGAAACGCGTCGGCCGCGTGCCGTTGCCGCCGTACATTCGCGATGGCGAAATGACCGACGAGGACGAAGCCGCCTATCAGACTGTCTTCGCCAAATCAGCGGGCGCTGTTGCGGCGCCGACGGCTGGGCTGCACTTCACGCCCGAACTGCTCGCGAAGCTCGAACAGCGCGGCATCCAAAAAACGGCCGTCACGCTGCACGTCGGCATCGGCACCTTTCGCCCCGTGAGTGTCGAGAAGCTCGAAGATCACTTGATGCACTCCGAATGGGCAACCGTCAACCAAGCCACCGTCGATCAGATTGCCAAGACACGGGCTGCGGGAAATCGCGTCGTCGCCGTGGGAACGACGGTCGTCCGCACGCTGGAGTCAGCCGCCCAGAGTGGTACGCTGCAACCGTTCGCCGGCCAGACGAATCTGTTTATTCGCCCACCGTATCAGTTCCACACGATCGACGCGCTGCTGACGAATTTTCACTTGCCCAAGAGCACGCTGCTGGTGCTCGTGCGGACATTCGGTGGCGACGCGCTCATCAAGCGCGCCTATAAGCTTGCAATCGAGCAGCAGTATCGCTTCTTTAGCTACGGCGATGCGATGCTGATTGTCTAA
- a CDS encoding citrate/2-methylcitrate synthase, producing MSETYSPGLEGVVAGETAVSTVETGLTYRGYTIEDLAANSNYEEVAYLVLHGELPTAAEAKAFRERLGAAATVPAEIIATLRSIPHSASTMDVLRSAASLLAHWEPEVNDNSHAANVRKTERLIAKMPIIVAARQRLKDGKEPVAADPQLPLPANFLWMLRGEKPSARQVKALDVSLILYAEHEFNASAFAARCVVSTLSDLHSAITAGIGALKGPLHGGANERAMEVLQEVSSPAEAEGWIRNALANKRRIMGFGHRVYKDGDPRAVFLKTLTQEVAKETGHDDMEQTAEIIETIVRNEKKLPPNVDWPCARLYHYLGLPIDLYTPLFVVARVVGWSAHAIEQLDNNRLIRPRAIYNGVAERKWKPVGER from the coding sequence ATGAGCGAAACCTACTCTCCCGGCCTCGAAGGCGTCGTCGCCGGCGAAACCGCTGTCAGCACCGTCGAAACGGGCCTCACTTATCGCGGCTACACCATCGAAGATCTCGCCGCGAACTCCAATTACGAGGAAGTTGCCTACCTCGTGCTGCACGGCGAACTGCCGACGGCTGCCGAAGCGAAAGCATTTCGTGAGCGTCTCGGCGCTGCCGCGACTGTCCCTGCGGAAATCATCGCGACACTTCGTTCGATTCCGCATTCCGCGTCGACGATGGACGTCCTGCGTTCGGCGGCCAGTTTGCTCGCGCACTGGGAACCGGAAGTCAACGACAACAGCCACGCAGCCAACGTTCGCAAGACCGAACGACTGATCGCCAAGATGCCGATCATCGTTGCGGCCCGGCAACGCTTGAAGGATGGCAAAGAACCCGTCGCCGCCGATCCGCAGTTGCCCCTGCCGGCGAATTTTCTGTGGATGCTTCGCGGCGAAAAACCGAGCGCTCGCCAGGTGAAAGCTCTCGATGTTTCGCTCATCCTGTATGCCGAACATGAATTCAACGCCTCGGCCTTCGCGGCTCGTTGCGTCGTCTCGACCCTTTCCGATTTGCACTCTGCCATCACCGCCGGCATCGGCGCGTTGAAAGGTCCGCTCCACGGCGGGGCTAACGAACGGGCTATGGAAGTGCTGCAGGAAGTCAGTTCGCCCGCCGAAGCCGAAGGCTGGATTCGCAACGCTCTCGCCAACAAACGCCGCATCATGGGCTTCGGCCATCGCGTTTATAAGGACGGTGATCCGCGGGCCGTGTTTCTCAAGACACTGACGCAAGAAGTGGCGAAAGAAACCGGCCACGACGATATGGAGCAAACGGCTGAGATTATCGAAACGATCGTTCGGAACGAAAAGAAGCTGCCGCCGAACGTCGACTGGCCCTGCGCCCGCCTCTATCACTACTTGGGCCTGCCGATTGATCTCTACACGCCGCTGTTCGTCGTGGCCCGCGTCGTCGGTTGGAGCGCTCATGCCATCGAGCAACTCGACAACAACCGCCTGATCCGCCCCCGCGCCATTTACAACGGCGTGGCCGAGCGCAAGTGGAAGCCGGTCGGTGAACGTTAG
- the prpB gene encoding methylisocitrate lyase: protein MAHENCDHDHDGHDHDHEDSSGPLDYASPGKQLRLLVEESTIQIPGAPNALFARLIERMHYDAVYLSGAAFSASVFGLPDVGLFTLTELAQQTTLLTRTMTLPVIVDADTGFGGALNVERTIVELEAAGAAAIQLEDQVLPKRCGHLSGKTLVDTETMCAKIRAAVGARSDPETVIIARTDARGVTNIEDAIARARAYIAAGADWIFPEALATAEEFDLFAREIEVPLMANMTEFGKSPILTLDDLAGMGYSAVVYPVTLLRVAMKAAEAALAVIADEGSQASLLDIMQTREELYDLLDYQDFEERDRAHFGGQ, encoded by the coding sequence ATGGCTCACGAAAACTGCGACCACGATCACGACGGCCACGACCATGACCACGAAGATTCGTCTGGCCCGCTCGACTATGCTTCGCCCGGCAAGCAACTGCGGCTGCTCGTCGAGGAATCGACGATTCAAATTCCCGGCGCGCCGAACGCGCTGTTCGCCCGTTTGATTGAACGGATGCACTACGACGCCGTTTATCTGTCGGGGGCTGCCTTTTCCGCGAGCGTCTTCGGCTTGCCTGACGTCGGGCTGTTTACGCTTACCGAACTCGCGCAGCAGACGACGTTGCTCACTCGTACGATGACGCTGCCTGTGATTGTCGATGCCGATACCGGCTTCGGTGGGGCGCTGAACGTCGAACGGACGATTGTCGAGCTCGAAGCCGCCGGCGCTGCTGCGATTCAGCTCGAAGATCAGGTCCTGCCGAAGCGCTGTGGTCATCTCTCGGGCAAGACGCTCGTCGATACCGAAACGATGTGCGCGAAGATTCGCGCTGCCGTCGGCGCCCGGAGTGATCCAGAAACCGTGATCATCGCTCGAACCGATGCCCGCGGCGTGACAAATATCGAAGATGCGATTGCCCGCGCGCGAGCCTACATCGCTGCCGGCGCTGATTGGATTTTCCCGGAAGCACTCGCCACGGCGGAGGAATTCGACCTCTTTGCGCGCGAGATCGAAGTGCCACTGATGGCCAATATGACGGAGTTTGGTAAGAGTCCGATCCTCACGCTCGACGACCTCGCGGGGATGGGTTACTCTGCCGTGGTGTACCCCGTCACGCTCTTGCGCGTGGCCATGAAAGCCGCCGAAGCCGCCCTCGCTGTGATCGCCGACGAAGGCTCGCAGGCCTCGCTGCTCGACATCATGCAAACGCGCGAAGAACTGTACGACCTGCTCGACTATCAAGACTTCGAAGAACGCGACCGCGCTCACTTCGGCGGTCAGTAA
- a CDS encoding 7-carboxy-7-deazaguanine synthase QueE → MRIAEIYSSLQGEGRLTGVPSALVRTSGCNLRCWFCDTPFTSWRPEGEDQDVSEILSVVENLKTTPGPWLAKMPAGESATLQHVILTGGEPMLHAELIPLTEQFRQRGWHITIETSGTLYLPVICDLMSISPKLASSTPINAGAWTTRHERDRNEPAVIRRLLEEYDYQLKFVIDSETDCTDVENWLREFAPIPPDRVWLMPQGVEPGELAQRSAWLIPYCERQGFHFCPRKHIEWFGPGRGT, encoded by the coding sequence GTGCGCATCGCTGAGATTTACTCCTCTTTGCAGGGAGAGGGACGCCTGACCGGCGTGCCGAGCGCACTCGTGCGCACCAGCGGCTGCAACCTGCGCTGCTGGTTTTGCGACACCCCCTTCACCAGTTGGCGGCCGGAAGGAGAGGATCAAGACGTCTCTGAGATCCTGTCGGTCGTGGAAAATCTGAAGACCACCCCCGGCCCTTGGCTGGCGAAGATGCCCGCCGGAGAAAGTGCGACGCTGCAGCACGTCATTCTCACGGGTGGCGAGCCGATGCTGCACGCCGAGCTGATCCCGCTCACCGAGCAATTCCGGCAGCGGGGTTGGCACATCACGATCGAAACCTCCGGCACTTTATATCTGCCTGTGATCTGCGACTTGATGTCGATCAGCCCAAAACTCGCCAGCTCCACACCCATCAATGCCGGTGCGTGGACCACGCGCCACGAACGCGACCGCAACGAACCCGCCGTCATTCGCCGCCTGCTCGAAGAATACGACTACCAACTAAAATTCGTCATCGACAGCGAAACCGACTGCACCGACGTGGAAAACTGGCTGCGCGAGTTCGCGCCTATCCCGCCCGACCGCGTCTGGCTCATGCCGCAAGGTGTCGAACCCGGCGAACTAGCCCAGCGTTCGGCCTGGCTGATACCGTACTGCGAGCGCCAGGGCTTTCACTTCTGCCCGCGCAAACATATTGAATGGTTTGGCCCCGGGCGGGGAACTTAA
- a CDS encoding sensor histidine kinase, which produces MNQLPRNIPTMPVLFLAATLTAIGLYWCVDMWLGSPAPILRVALLTGGAALAVLVSGLSAERHLAASQTARRYIDMLCQLDASAWLSGSGGNMPDLPTSNAFRPVLSSVRKCLQQLAERVEEAEHQKSAAEARVHRVAIERDQLKEILSGLTDPVVAVDSYGSVILANSPATKLLHLPATAEHPALEQLARCEELVSLLTETRKRRCNNSRTTEVKLDDDAGRQHWFRISCRTFADEAGANSALPASQGAVAVLTDITHEKAIQKRNAEFVSSVSHEMKTPLASVRAYVELLADGDAEDEATREEFLGVIHSQTERLQRLIDNLLNLSRIEAGVVDVNKAPRSLNELLEETVNLLQPAAAHKRMELVTDLSPLYLGVLADRDTLLQAAINLVSNALKYTPEGGRVTVRSRLADESVVFEVQDTGVGLNAEDKQKVFEKFYRVKKDQQMAAGTGLGLPLVKHIVEDVHSGRIEVDSEPGQGSIFRIVLPSMNARDV; this is translated from the coding sequence GTGAATCAATTGCCCCGCAACATTCCGACCATGCCCGTGCTGTTTCTCGCAGCCACGCTGACGGCGATCGGCTTGTATTGGTGCGTCGACATGTGGCTGGGATCGCCAGCGCCGATCCTGCGTGTTGCATTGCTCACCGGCGGTGCGGCTCTCGCGGTGTTGGTGAGCGGATTGAGCGCCGAACGCCACTTGGCCGCCAGCCAAACCGCACGGCGGTATATCGACATGCTCTGTCAGCTCGATGCCAGCGCCTGGTTGTCAGGCAGCGGCGGCAATATGCCCGATCTGCCGACCTCGAATGCCTTTCGACCGGTGCTCAGCAGCGTGCGCAAGTGTTTGCAGCAACTAGCCGAGCGCGTGGAAGAAGCCGAACATCAAAAGTCCGCCGCCGAAGCCCGTGTGCATCGCGTGGCGATTGAACGCGACCAACTGAAAGAGATTCTCAGCGGCCTGACCGATCCGGTCGTCGCTGTCGACTCTTACGGCAGCGTGATCCTGGCCAACTCGCCTGCCACCAAGTTGCTGCATTTGCCGGCGACCGCCGAACATCCGGCGCTCGAACAACTGGCCCGCTGCGAAGAATTGGTAAGCCTACTCACGGAAACTCGCAAACGGCGTTGCAACAACAGCCGCACGACCGAAGTGAAGCTCGATGACGATGCGGGCCGCCAACACTGGTTCCGCATCAGCTGCCGAACGTTTGCCGATGAAGCGGGTGCAAACTCAGCCTTGCCCGCCAGCCAAGGGGCCGTCGCCGTTCTCACCGATATTACGCACGAAAAGGCGATCCAAAAGCGGAACGCTGAATTCGTCTCAAGCGTCAGTCACGAAATGAAAACGCCGCTCGCCAGCGTGCGGGCTTATGTCGAACTGCTCGCCGATGGTGATGCAGAAGACGAAGCCACCCGCGAAGAATTTCTCGGCGTGATCCACAGCCAGACCGAACGCCTGCAACGGCTGATCGATAACCTGCTGAATTTGTCGCGGATCGAAGCCGGCGTGGTCGACGTCAACAAGGCGCCACGCTCGCTCAACGAACTGCTCGAAGAAACCGTCAACCTGTTGCAGCCCGCAGCCGCTCACAAGCGGATGGAACTGGTCACTGACCTCAGCCCGCTGTACCTCGGCGTCTTGGCCGATCGCGACACGTTGCTGCAAGCGGCAATCAACCTCGTTTCGAATGCCCTCAAATACACCCCCGAAGGTGGCCGCGTGACAGTTCGCAGCCGTCTGGCTGACGAGAGCGTGGTCTTTGAAGTGCAAGACACGGGCGTCGGTCTGAATGCCGAAGACAAGCAAAAGGTGTTCGAAAAGTTTTATCGCGTCAAGAAAGACCAGCAGATGGCCGCCGGCACGGGCCTCGGCCTGCCGTTGGTCAAACACATTGTTGAAGACGTGCACTCCGGCCGGATCGAAGTCGACAGCGAACCGGGCCAGGGGAGCATTTTCCGGATTGTTTTGCCGAGCATGAACGCTCGGGATGTTTGA